The stretch of DNA ACGCCCGGTCACGGCCGGGATGGTGATCTCGCCAGTGAATTATGCGCGGCGGTGGCCGGTGGCGTGACTCAGGTTTTGCTGCGGCCGGATACCCAACCCATGGCGGATACCCCGGCCGTTTTACAGGAGCAGCGTGTCCTGGCGGATCGTCTGGCCTTGGCCAAGGTGCATCTGTCCGGTGCCCTTACCACCCAGCTTCAGGGTGCGGCGCTGACCGAGATGGCGAGTTTGGCAGAGGCCGGCGCCATTGCCTTTGGTCAGGCCAAAGAGCCCGTACCCAGTGCGGCCTTGTTGCGGCTGGCGCTGAGCTATGCGGCGGATTTGGGTTTGCCCGTATTACTCCATGGCGAAGAGCCAGAGTTGGCGGCCCATGGGGTGATGCATGAAGGCCGTCTGAGCGTCCGCTTAGGCCTGACCGGACGCCCGGCGGCAGCGGAGCAGATCGGTGTGCAGCGGGATATCGCCATTGCCGCGCTCAGCGACTGCCCCATCCATTTTCCGCATTTGAGTACCGCCGCGGCGGTGGCCGAGGTTGCAGCGGCCCGGCAGCGTGGTGAACCGGTGACTTGTGGGGTGAGTATCCATCACCTGTTGCTCACCGAGCAGGAGGTTGGATTTTTCAACCTCCATGCCAAGATTCTGCCGCCCTTGCGCTCCACTGCAGAGCGCGATGCCCTGCGCCATGCGCTGGCTACCGGCGTTATAACGGCCATCAGTAGTGATCACAGCCCCTGGGGCGTGGACCGCGAAGGCATGACCTTTTCCCAGGCGCCATTCGGCATCGCTGCCGTGGAATGGCTCCTGCCCCTGGCGCTGCGGCTGGTGGATGAAGGGGTGGTGGATTTGATGACGGTGCTGAGCCTGCTGAGTGTCGGCCCGGTCCAGGCCCTTGGTTTGCCGACGCCATCCCTGGCGGTCGGCGCCGCCGCTGACCTCTGTATCTTCGATCCGGAGTCCTATTTCACCGTGGAGCCAGCGCGGCAGTGGAGCCGGGGCCGGAATCTTCCCTACGGGCAGTGGGAGTTGCGCGGGCAGGTGCGCTATACGCTGGTGGAGGGACGAGTGGTTTTCCGGGGGTGAGGGTAACGCTCACTGAAGCAAATCAATACTCATGTGATCTCCAGGTGTTATTATGGCTCATTGCGTGTCCGTCATATCTTCGGTTTGTCCTCATCCCTACTTCTGAAACTCTCCTCAGCAGCATCCATCTCGTCAGCAGCGCTGCGCGAGGACTCTACCGCGTCATCAGCGGTATCTTCATCTGCGGACCTGACTGCGGGTAAACGTGCCGCGAAGAACAGTCCGACTTCAAAGAGCATGTACATAGGAATGAGGAGCATGACCATGGATAATACATCGGGAGGACTAAGTACTGCCGAGGCGATGGCACAGATCA from Acidithiobacillus sp. encodes:
- a CDS encoding dihydroorotase family protein, whose translation is MHRIIRNIRVMDPGDGFDTVTDLAIADGRIVARGPLPPDFAAEEVLDGSGLIACPGFVETSFQAHTPGHGRDGDLASELCAAVAGGVTQVLLRPDTQPMADTPAVLQEQRVLADRLALAKVHLSGALTTQLQGAALTEMASLAEAGAIAFGQAKEPVPSAALLRLALSYAADLGLPVLLHGEEPELAAHGVMHEGRLSVRLGLTGRPAAAEQIGVQRDIAIAALSDCPIHFPHLSTAAAVAEVAAARQRGEPVTCGVSIHHLLLTEQEVGFFNLHAKILPPLRSTAERDALRHALATGVITAISSDHSPWGVDREGMTFSQAPFGIAAVEWLLPLALRLVDEGVVDLMTVLSLLSVGPVQALGLPTPSLAVGAAADLCIFDPESYFTVEPARQWSRGRNLPYGQWELRGQVRYTLVEGRVVFRG